A genomic region of Pseudopipra pipra isolate bDixPip1 unplaced genomic scaffold, bDixPip1.hap1 HAP1_SCAFFOLD_182, whole genome shotgun sequence contains the following coding sequences:
- the LOC135408104 gene encoding LOW QUALITY PROTEIN: class II histocompatibility antigen, B-L beta chain-like (The sequence of the model RefSeq protein was modified relative to this genomic sequence to represent the inferred CDS: inserted 1 base in 1 codon): protein MERVRGAGAVLAVLVVLGAPPAAGEELSGVFQFMAKSECYFINGTERVRYMERHIYNREQFVHFDSXLGVYVGDTPRGEKIARDWNSNQVWMEIMRDFVQTYCGYNYEVSTPFLVNRRVPPSMSISLVPSSSQPGPGRLLCSGMDFYPAPVQVRWFQDGQELPEHVVATNVVPNGDWSCQVLVMLEIPPRRGVTYSCQVEHVSLEHPLSRHWEMPPDTVRSKILVGVGGFVLGLVFLALGLGFYLREKSS from the exons atggagcgtgtgcggggagctggggccgtgctggcggtgctggtggtgctgggagcccccccggctgcgggcgaggagctgtcgg gggtgttccAGTTTATGGCAAAGTCTGAGTGTTACTTCATCAACGGCACCGAGCGGGTGAGGTACATGGAGAGGCACATCTACAACCGGGAGCAGTTCGTGCACTTCGACA GTTTGGGGGTCTATGTGGGGGACACCCCGCGTGGGGAGAAGAttgccagggactggaacagcAACCAGGTATGGATGGAGATCATGCGGGATTTTGTGCAAACATACTGTGGGTACAACTATGAGGTGTCCACCCCGTTCCTGGTGAACCGCAGAG tgccccccagcatgtccatctcgctggtgccgtcgagctcccagcccggccccggccgcctgctctgctccgggatggatttctaccctgcgccggtgcaggtgaggtggttccaggatgggcaggagctgccggagCACGTGGTGGCCACCAACGTGGTCCCCAACGGGGACTGGAGCTGCCAGGTGCTGGTgatgctggaaatccccccccggcgcggggtcacctacagctgccaggtggagcacgtcagcctggagcaccccctcagccggcactggg agatgccaccggacaccgtccgcagcaagatcctggtgggggtcgggggcttcgtcttgggcttggtcttcctggcgctggggctcggcttctacctgcgggagaag agctcctga
- the LOC135408105 gene encoding zinc finger protein 397-like isoform X1 encodes MPGEFQRWTWATHSPPFFPPQQDFCFPKLGRMEEEAARKRKMPRAPQAGPEVRPESAEDKSRRQSLVGEAVLKGSPAQEGSGEEKGQRCPRRRGSKASPGSCEEERASVCREGVRSLRWSCELVVPEQPPSREKPFRCLECGKSFSKSTDLRNHRRIHSGERPYTCGECGKSFKRSSHLLSHQMIHSGEQPYTCGECGKSFRQSSTLRTHRRIHAGERPYTCAECGKSFTLLSHLLRHQMIHSGERPYTCGECGKSFNQSSHLLQHQMIHSGERPYMCEECGKSFTQSSHLLRHQMIHSGERPYTCAECGKSFRDSSSLCKHRCIHTRKWPYKCLECGKSFSTSTKLLSHQHIPTGEQPYTCRECGTAPPSTPTVASTSGRGPSTVGSVGRASRRALP; translated from the exons atgcccggtgagttccagagatggacttgggcaacACACTcacccccttttttccccccccagcaggatttctgcttcccaaagcttgggcggatggaggaggaggctgcgaggaagaggaagatgccgcgggccccccaggcag gccccgaggtgaggccggagagcgcggaggacaaatcccggcggcagagcctggtgggagaggccgttttgaagggctccccggcgcaggaaggcagcggggaggaaaagggccagagatgcccccgcaggaggggctccaaagccagcccagggagctgtgaggaggaaagagccagcgtgtgccgggaaggcgtCCGGAGCTTGAGGTggagctgcgagctggtggtccctgagcagcctcccagcagggaaaagcccttcaggtgtttggaatgtgggaagagcttcagcaagagCACTGACCTTCGCAaccaccgtcgcatccacagtggggaaaggccctacacgtgtggggagtgtgggaagagcttcaaacggagctcccacctcctcagccaccagatgatccacagtggggaacagccctacacatgtggggagtgtgggaagagcttcaggcagagctccaccctccgcacccaccgtcgcatccacgctggggaacggccctacacgtgtgcggaatgtggaaagagcttcaccctcctctcccacctgctccgacaccagatgatccacagtggggaaaggccctacacgtgtggggagtgtgggaagagcttcaatcagagctcccacctgctccaacaccagatgatccacagtggggaaaggccctacatgtgtgaggaatgtgggaagagcttcactcagagctcccacctgctccgacaccagatgatccacagtggggaaaggccctacacgtgtgcggagtgtgggaagagcttcagggacagctccagcctttgcaaacaccgttgcatccacaccaggaaatggccctacaagtgcttggaatgtgggaagagcttcagcacaagcaccaagctgctcagccaccagcacatccccactggggaacagccctacacgtgtagggaatgtgggacagctccaccctctacacccaccgtcgcctccacatcagggagaggcccttccactgtggggagtgtgggaagagcttcacgcagagctcttccttga
- the LOC135408105 gene encoding zinc finger protein 239-like isoform X2 has protein sequence MEEEAARKRKMPRAPQAGPEVRPESAEDKSRRQSLVGEAVLKGSPAQEGSGEEKGQRCPRRRGSKASPGSCEEERASVCREGVRSLRWSCELVVPEQPPSREKPFRCLECGKSFSKSTDLRNHRRIHSGERPYTCGECGKSFKRSSHLLSHQMIHSGEQPYTCGECGKSFRQSSTLRTHRRIHAGERPYTCAECGKSFTLLSHLLRHQMIHSGERPYTCGECGKSFNQSSHLLQHQMIHSGERPYMCEECGKSFTQSSHLLRHQMIHSGERPYTCAECGKSFRDSSSLCKHRCIHTRKWPYKCLECGKSFSTSTKLLSHQHIPTGEQPYTCRECGTAPPSTPTVASTSGRGPSTVGSVGRASRRALP, from the exons atggaggaggaggctgcgaggaagaggaagatgccgcgggccccccaggcag gccccgaggtgaggccggagagcgcggaggacaaatcccggcggcagagcctggtgggagaggccgttttgaagggctccccggcgcaggaaggcagcggggaggaaaagggccagagatgcccccgcaggaggggctccaaagccagcccagggagctgtgaggaggaaagagccagcgtgtgccgggaaggcgtCCGGAGCTTGAGGTggagctgcgagctggtggtccctgagcagcctcccagcagggaaaagcccttcaggtgtttggaatgtgggaagagcttcagcaagagCACTGACCTTCGCAaccaccgtcgcatccacagtggggaaaggccctacacgtgtggggagtgtgggaagagcttcaaacggagctcccacctcctcagccaccagatgatccacagtggggaacagccctacacatgtggggagtgtgggaagagcttcaggcagagctccaccctccgcacccaccgtcgcatccacgctggggaacggccctacacgtgtgcggaatgtggaaagagcttcaccctcctctcccacctgctccgacaccagatgatccacagtggggaaaggccctacacgtgtggggagtgtgggaagagcttcaatcagagctcccacctgctccaacaccagatgatccacagtggggaaaggccctacatgtgtgaggaatgtgggaagagcttcactcagagctcccacctgctccgacaccagatgatccacagtggggaaaggccctacacgtgtgcggagtgtgggaagagcttcagggacagctccagcctttgcaaacaccgttgcatccacaccaggaaatggccctacaagtgcttggaatgtgggaagagcttcagcacaagcaccaagctgctcagccaccagcacatccccactggggaacagccctacacgtgtagggaatgtgggacagctccaccctctacacccaccgtcgcctccacatcagggagaggcccttccactgtggggagtgtgggaagagcttcacgcagagctcttccttga